In Vitis vinifera cultivar Pinot Noir 40024 chromosome 17, ASM3070453v1, one genomic interval encodes:
- the LOC109121402 gene encoding protein EDS1, translated as MLCLQATGELEKLKSRNQDKIINDYKQKIEGELRKLSKYKEKAETCGLGYYDSFKLQEKEDGFQANVSRLVLAGYWDEMMEMLKAYKLPDEFEKSHDCIRLGTDYRRTVEPLDIANFYRHAKDEETGFYVKKGTRPKRYRYIQNWLEHAEKKPSGSRSESCFWAEVEDLRIKTRSNGSSPEIKQKVLQLGQNLIKWIDDESLGKDVLLENSTFVKWWKPLPPEYKSEPKSSRIMKLIHEKD; from the coding sequence ATGCTATGCCTTCAAGCTACAGGAGAGTTGGAGAAGCTAAAGTCAAGAAACCAGGATAAGATCATTAATGATTATAAGCAAAAGATTGAAGGTGAATTAAGAAAGCTGAGTAAGTACAAGGAAAAGGCCGAGACTTGCGGACTGGGCTACTATGATTCCTTCAAGctccaagaaaaagaagatggCTTCCAGGCTAATGTGAGCAGGCTTGTGCTAGCTGGTTACTGGGACGAGATGATGGAAATGTTAAAAGCGTATAAACTTCCGGATGAATTTGAGAAGAGCCATGACTGTATACGACTTGGAACAGATTATCGCCGCACGGTTGAGCCTCTAGATATTGCCAACTTTTATCGACACGCCAAGGATGAAGAGACAGGGTTCTACGTGAAAAAGGGGACTCGACCAAAACGATATCGATACATCCAAAATTGGCTCGAGCATGCTGAAAAGAAGCCATCTGGATCCCGCTCAGAATCCTGTTTCTGGGCTGAGGTAGAGGACCTCCGCATTAAAACTAGAAGCAACGGATCCTCTCCAGAAATTAAGCAGAAGGTTCTGCAACTGGGGCAAAATCTAATTAAATGGATTGATGATGAATCTTTAGGCAAGGATGTGTTGCTGGAGAATTCCACCTTTGTTAAATGGTGGAAACCCCTTCCTCCTGAGTATAAATCAGAACCCAAATCATCTCGCATTATGAAACTCATCCATGAGAAAGATTGA
- the LOC104882294 gene encoding protein EDS1, translating to MGTCNFPSLKSLGDDGVALVNGSFLQRFNAIHSSLAKKVKKVIAKKKQVVFTGYSSGAPVAILATLYLLEKSEPNQSPPHCVTFGSPLIGDRIFGHAVRREKWSDHFIHFVMRYDVIPRIMLGPSSTEHKKILDFFNPRSESFRKHTDSSLGLYSSVMRNASMVANYDACNFMGCRIPTLETLRNFIELSPYRPFGTYIFYSGSGKLVVVRNPNAVLQILFYCAQWSPEEDAEAAKKRPK from the exons ATGGGTACTTGTAACTTTCCTTCGCTTAAAAGTTTAGGCGATGACGGAGTCGCTCTGGTCAATGGGTCGTTTCTCCAGCGATTCAATGCCATCCATTCATCACTTGCCAAAAAG GTGAAAAAAGTAATTGCAAAGAAGAAGCAAGTTGTTTTCACCGGCTACTCGTCGGGTGCTCCGGTGGCCATCCTGGCAACTCTATACCTCTTGGAGAAGTCAGAGCCCAATCAGAGTCCACCCCACTGCGTCACTTTCGGATCCCCCCTCATCGGTGATCGGATCTTCGGTCATGCTGTCAGGCGGGAGAAATGGTCCGACCACTTCATTCATTTTGTTATGAGATACGATGTGATCCCTCGGATTATGCTTGGCCCTTCATCCACTGAGCACAAAAAAATTCTCGATTTCTTCAATCCCAGATCTGAATCCTTCAGAAAACACACTGATTCTTCTTTAGGTTTATATTCCAGCGTGATGAGGAATGCATCCATGGTTGCAAACTATGATGCCTGCAATTTCATGGGATGCAGAATCCCGACGCTGGAAACTCTAAGGAACTTCATTGAGCTCAGCCCTTATAGACCTTTCGGAACTTACATCTTCTACAGTGGAAGTGGAAAACTGGTTGTCGTAAGGAACCCGAATGCAGTACTGCAGATACTGTTTTACTGTGCTCAGTGGAGCCCAGAAGAAGATGCAGAGGCTGCAAAAAAAAGGCCTAAATGA